From Mya arenaria isolate MELC-2E11 chromosome 12, ASM2691426v1, the proteins below share one genomic window:
- the LOC128211530 gene encoding unextended protein-like, producing MAEHYRYCLCFAVAIFTFCSVFADVPLAEVDAMATLSSESQRDSKGSVILPADTEQEVLFVGRNFSSNTEVAFTLNNLLRGEHCEDDGDISETFHVDTGGLNITNKVKAKVTLPVLEKGSYYFICIKQVQGEDTSWIHQGDDPFVKFSVVKVSSTFMPVWLQMIFITVLLCLSGLFSGLNLGLMSLDKTELQIIEKCGDHQEKKFAKVISPLRKRGNFLLCTLLLGNVLVNNSLTILLDNISNGLVAVIAATAFIVVFGEIVPQAICSRHGLAVGARTRFITYFFMILTFPLSFPISLLLDKILGEEIGQVYNREKLQELVRVTKDFSALDDGEVAIISGALELTKKRVADIMTPIEDVFMLDYNHILNFDTMSEIMKKGYSRIPVFDNDKGNVVALLNIKDLALIDPDDNTPLKTVCKYYQHHLLFVFDDHKLDQMLQDFRQGHSHMGIVRKVNNEGDGDPYYETLGVVTLEDVIEEIIQSEIIDETDTLCDNSKKIPRKLPRQDFSSFIQSHDDNQQVITPQMSVAAFQYLSASVELFLEKYISENILKKLIKQNIVVELNPQSHKEHYLYREGVPADYFVLILQGHVEVSIGREQLVFQGGPFTYYGLNALKVSNQILNPSSNSDSIYIKMEPYIPDFSVKAVDSLLFLRIKRAHYIVARRATLMGRNELNSMQEEEAFASEWSHLSKINQCSHNSTENDTSVEIHTENEKADREFEPKKPSYTSNWTPLSSRNDISGLKRSDSKDSNWSFPHSDRQEPDSLENTNMMELRTRLNENQENFDEKGENKKADVSKADDSLEVRNGDRTRSGDGAEGVVGDREANCGRPTSCHSADFDEDGRNLGEFTPLVSKVEAGGDA from the exons ATGGCTGAACACTAccgatattgtttatgttttgcggtcgcaatatttacattttgtagCGTTTTTGCGGATGTGCCACTCGCAGAAGTTGACGCAATGGCAACGCTTTCATCTGAGAGTCAAAGAGACTCAAAAGGATCGGTCATCCTACCGGCCGATACCGAGCAAGAGGTCCTTTTTGTTGGACGAAATTTTTCCTCGAATACTGAGGTCGCGTTCACCTTAAACAACCTACTACGAGGCGAGCACTGTGAAGATGATGGTGATATAAGTGAAACATTTCATGTTGATACTGGTGGATTGAATATTACGAATAAAGTTAAGGCTAAAGTGACTCTACCAGTGTTAGAGAAAGGGAGTTATTACTTTATCTGTATTAAGCAAGTTCAAGGAGAGGATACTTCCTGGATTCACCAGGGTGATGATCCATTTGTTAAATTTTCTGTAGTAAAGGTATCGTCAACATTTATGCCAGTATGGCTACAGATGATATTTATCACcgttttgttgtgtttgtcaGGTCTTTTCAGTGGATTGAATTTGGGATTAATGTCTTTGGACAAGACAGAATTGCAAATCATCGAAAAATGTGGAGATCATCAAGAGAAAAAATTTGCTAAAGTTATATCCCCTCTTCGAAAACGTGGCAACTTTTTGTTATGCACTCTTCTACTTGGAAATGTTCTTGTCAACAACAGTTTAACCATTCTGTTGGATAACATTTCAAACGGTCTCGTAGCTGTTATAGCGGCAACAgcttttattgttgtgtttggtGAAATTGTTCCACAGGCAATATGTTCAAGACATGGCTTAGCAGTTGGTGCAAGAACTAGATTTATCACCTACTTCTTTATGATCTTAACTTTTCCGCTATCTTTTCCGATCAGCTTGTTGTTAGATAAGATTcttggtgaagaaataggacAAGTTTACAATCGTGAAAAATTACAAGAATTGGTAAGAGTGACTAAAGACTTCAGTGCACTAGATGATGGTGAAGTTGCTATCATTTCTGGAGCTTTGGAATTGACTAAGAAGAGAGTTGCGGATATTATGACTCCAATTGAAGATGTGTTTATGCTCGACTATAATCACATTCTGAATTTCGACACAATGtcagaaattatgaaaaaaggCTACAGTAGAATACCTGTATTTGACAATGACAAGGGAAATGTTGTTGCTTTACTAAACATCAAAGATCTGGCTCTGATAGACCCCGATGATAATACGCCCCTGAAGACAGTGTGCAAGTACTACCAGCACCATCTTCTGTTCGTGTTTGATGACCACAAGCTTGACCAGATGCTTCAGGACTTCAGACAAG GTCACTCCCATATGGGCATCGTGCGCAAGGTGAACAATGAGGGAGATGGGGACCCGTACTACGAGACGCTTGGAGTTGTCACCCTCGAAGATGTTATCGAAGAAATCATACAGTCAGAAATCATCGATGAAACCGATACATTgt GTGACAACAGCAAGAAAATCCCGCGTAAGCTTCCTCGGCAGGACTTCAGCTCATTCATACAGTCCCATGACGATAACCAGCAGGTGATCACTCCCCAGATGTCCGTCGCTGCGTTCCAGTATCTGTCTGCAT CTGTGGAACTGTTCTTGGAGAAGTACATATCAGAGAACATTCTGAAGAAGTTGATCAAGCAGAACATTGTCGTGGAGCTGAACCCCCAGAGTCACAAGGAACACTACCTGTACCGAGAGGGCGTGCCCGCAGATTACTTTGTACTTATACTGCAAG GTCACGTGGAGGTCAGCATTGGCCGAGAGCAGCTTGTCTTCCAAGGCGGACCCTTCACTTACTATGGACTCAATGCTCTTA AAGTGAGTAACCAGATCCTGAACCCAAGCAGTAACAGCGACTCAATCTACATAAAGATGGAGCCATACATTCCTGATTTCTCCGTCAAGGCTGTTGACAGCTTGCTCTTCCTGCGTATCAAACGAGCCCACTACATTGTTGCGAGACGAGCTACACTAATGGGTCGAAATGAATTGAACAGCATGCAGGAAGAAGAAGCCTTTGCTAGCGAATGGAGTCATCTGTCGAAGATAAATCAATGTAGCCACAATAGTACCGAGAATGATACATCAGTCGAGATTCACACGGAGAATGAAAAAGCAGACAGAGAATTTGAACCGAAAAAGCCATCGTATACAAGTAATTGGACACCGTTATCTAGTAGAAACGACATCTCGGGATTGAAACGGAGTGATAGTAAAGATTCTAATTGGAGTTTCCCGCACTCAGATAGGCAAGAGCCAGATTCTTTAGAGAACACAAATATGATGGAATTAAGAACTAGACTGAATGAAAATCAGGAAAATTTTGATGAGAAAGGTGAAAATAAAAAGGCTGATGTGAGTAAAGCTGATGACAGTTTGGAAGTCAGAAATGGCGACAGAACTAGAAGTGGTGATGGGGCGGAGGGGGTTGTTGGGGATCGGGAAGCTAATTGTGGGAGACCGACGTCATGTCATAGTGCAGATTTCGATGAGGATGGTCGGAACTTAGGGGAGTTCACTCCCCTTGTAAGTAAAGTCGAAGCTGGGGGTGACGCATAA
- the LOC128212101 gene encoding uncharacterized protein LOC128212101 — MEGKPGCRRVFLLIVTLASQFNLHKCDDFSDDFIYFNTDQAGPMILPPPGQELVRAPKLKATPEVRVQPMPVVVTTNVLGQGTTPVADLCSQRTSEGGWGYFPFPGSCTEYIQCDRGGSGHVETCAIGTFFNGRKCMRAEDVVCPFDPCKSLRTGATFTDGQTCHGYYRCYEGRSVPAMCTDGSAFNSMSGGCLEDPTCRQTTKEKHPCFAGTTLVIPGRPHMFYLWDGRKGVTEMRCPRGLWYNPTICTCDWIIPGQTFGKDGCGPLFHFPYAGSFLEVANRAPQSPNTAVSIYRKSALFAKGGEIVIWLMNDLDLDSEWALCFEFFTRVSGSGEVALVSNDWRGLPFTFKITHDPENHKVNGYFRMKDGRVVHLVVGGVSGKKPHFLRVAKQGDHMVMRVDNMRSANVKIAAGVASSPTPMVVGAANGCSGFQGFFDELKFFRCVPGDFFSDYKGLI, encoded by the exons ATGGAAGGGAAACCAGGATGCAGGAGAGTATTTCTACTCATCGTAACACTGGCCAGTCAATTCAACCTCCACAAATGCGACGACTTTTCCGACGACTTCATTTACTTTAACACCGACCAAGCCGGACCCATGATACTTCCTCCGCCCGGTCAGGAACTCGTCAGGGCGCCCAAACTCAAGGCAACACCGGAAGTGAGGGTTCAGCCGATGCCCGTTGTCGTGACGACCAACGTTTTGGGACAGGGTACCACCCCAGTGGCAG ATCTGTGTAGCCAGCGTACATCCGAGGGTGGGTGGGGCTACTTCCCCTTCCCGGGCTCGTGTACCGAGTACATCCAGTGTGACAGGGGCGGAAGTGGTCACGTGGAGACATGTGCAATTGGGACGTTCTTTAATGGCCGGAAATGCATGCGCGCTGAAGATGTCGTCTGCCCATTtg ACCCATGTAAGAGCTTACGGACGGGTGCCACCTTCACAGACGGACAGACGTGTCACGGCTACTACCGGTGTTACGAGGGACGGTCTGTGCCGGCCATGTGCACGGACGGGTCGGCGTTCAACTCCATGAGCGGCGGGTGCCTAGAGGATCCCACCTGTCGACAGACTACGAAAGAGAAGCATC CGTGTTTCGCGGGCACCACCCTGGTAATTCCCGGTCGCCCCCACATGTTCTACCTGTGGGACGGACGGAAGGGCGTGACAGAGATGCGCTGTCCACGAGGTCTCTGGTACAACCCCACTATCTGCACGTGTGACTGGATCATACCCGGGCAGACCTTTGGAAAGGACG GATGTGGTCCCCTATTTCACTTCCCGTACGCTGGCAGTTTTCTGGAGGTGGCCAATCGCGCTCCCCAGTCGCCTAATACCGCCGTCTCAATATACCGGAAGTCAGCGCTCTTCGCAAAAGGAG GCGAGATCGTCATATGGCTTATgaacgaccttgaccttgacagcGAGTGGGCGCTGTGCTTTGAATTCTTCACGCGCGTTTCCGGTAGTGGTGAGGTAGCGCTCGTTTCCAACGACTGGCGGGGCCTGCCTTTCACGTTTAAGATCACGCATGATCCGGAGAATCACAAGGTTAATGGCTATTTCCGGATGAAGGATGGTCGCGTGGTGCACCTCGTCGTTGGCGGAGTG TCCGGAAAGAAGCCCCACTTCCTGCGAGTCGCGAAGCAAGGCGACCACATGGTGATGAGAGTTGACAACATGAGGTCAGCTAACGTCAAAATAG CGGCGGGTGTGGCCTCCTCCCCCACCCCTATGGTTGTTGGGGCAGCAAACGGCTGTTCGGGATTCCAGGGTTTCTTCGATGAG CTTAAATTCTTCCGCTGTGTTCCGGGTGATTTCTTCAGTGACTATAAGGGCCTCATTTAA